A stretch of the Acidobacteriota bacterium genome encodes the following:
- a CDS encoding OsmC family protein encodes MGNITTKVTWNGALRFTGANGKGHETVMDGDTQAGPSPVEILLEALGACAAVDVVTILEKSRTPAQKLEVTLTGNRHEPEPRYYTGTVMRFDIWGAGIRPETVTRAINLSVTKYCSVYHSLRGDLKLQPEFRLHVPAAAAAGEYHVVEMGVPTGDLG; translated from the coding sequence ATGGGCAATATAACCACGAAAGTCACCTGGAACGGCGCGCTGCGCTTCACTGGCGCCAACGGCAAAGGACACGAAACCGTCATGGACGGCGACACGCAAGCCGGCCCCAGCCCCGTTGAGATACTGCTCGAAGCCCTGGGCGCGTGCGCCGCCGTGGATGTCGTCACGATTCTGGAAAAGAGCCGCACGCCCGCGCAAAAGCTGGAAGTCACCCTTACCGGCAACCGGCACGAACCGGAGCCGCGCTATTACACCGGCACCGTGATGCGTTTCGACATCTGGGGCGCGGGCATCCGGCCTGAAACCGTCACACGCGCCATCAATCTATCCGTCACCAAATACTGTAGCGTTTATCATTCGCTGCGCGGCGATTTGAAACTACAGCCTGAATTCCGGCTGCACGTGCCCGCAGCAGCGGCGGCGGGTGAGTATCACGTTGTCGAAATGGGCGTGCCGACAGGCGATTTAGGCTGA
- a CDS encoding DUF1501 domain-containing protein, giving the protein MLQTRRTFLRHSTCAALSAASASTALVELVKTAAAAAPAQGGDYKALVCVFLYGGNDGHNTLVPRTQAEYNGYAAARRELALPLTGLLPLTVRNGDGRAYGLHPSLPELQTLFNQGKLAVLANVGPLAAPVSKDAYKNGTATLPPQLFSHSDQQVHWQTAWPDQPARTGWGGRLADALNALNQNAQVSMSVSLGGTNTFQVGHQVTQYQCPSEGPLTLDYYTGRPTDVISTAIRNTFYQPTRANLLEEAWNGVMRRALDAGAAFRTALAGAPVIQTAFPNTNFGKQLKMAARLIGARNTLNLRRQVFFVTLDGFDTHGDQLASHTGLLQKLSQGLKAFYDATVELGVAHLVTAFTASDFGRAAKPNGQGSDHGWGNHHFILGGGVRGGELFGRYPNLALDGPDDAGAGRLIPTTAVDEYAATLATWFGVGFSELPTVLPNIGRFATRNLGFMY; this is encoded by the coding sequence ATGTTGCAAACACGCCGAACATTTTTACGCCATTCGACCTGCGCCGCGTTGAGCGCCGCGAGCGCTTCGACCGCGCTGGTCGAACTGGTCAAGACCGCCGCCGCCGCCGCGCCCGCGCAAGGCGGCGATTACAAGGCGCTGGTGTGCGTGTTTCTCTATGGTGGCAACGACGGGCACAACACGCTCGTGCCGCGCACGCAGGCCGAATACAACGGTTATGCCGCCGCGCGCCGCGAACTGGCGCTGCCGTTGACTGGCCTGTTGCCGCTGACCGTGCGCAATGGTGACGGGCGTGCTTATGGCTTGCATCCGTCGTTGCCGGAACTGCAAACGCTCTTCAACCAGGGCAAGCTGGCGGTGTTGGCGAACGTCGGGCCGCTGGCCGCGCCGGTGAGCAAAGACGCTTATAAAAACGGCACGGCCACGCTGCCGCCGCAACTCTTTTCGCACTCCGACCAGCAGGTGCATTGGCAAACGGCGTGGCCCGATCAACCGGCGCGCACGGGGTGGGGTGGACGGTTGGCCGATGCGCTGAATGCGTTGAACCAGAACGCACAGGTTTCGATGAGCGTCTCGCTGGGCGGTACCAACACCTTCCAAGTCGGCCATCAGGTGACGCAGTACCAATGCCCATCCGAAGGGCCGCTGACCTTGGATTACTACACCGGACGCCCGACCGATGTGATCTCGACGGCGATTCGCAATACGTTTTACCAACCCACGCGCGCGAACCTGTTGGAAGAAGCCTGGAACGGCGTGATGCGCCGCGCGCTGGATGCGGGCGCGGCCTTTCGCACGGCGCTGGCCGGCGCGCCCGTTATTCAGACGGCGTTCCCGAATACCAATTTCGGCAAGCAATTGAAGATGGCGGCGCGCTTGATCGGCGCACGCAACACGCTGAATCTGCGGCGGCAGGTTTTCTTTGTCACGCTGGATGGCTTCGACACGCATGGCGATCAACTGGCTTCGCACACGGGCTTGCTGCAAAAGCTGAGTCAGGGTTTGAAGGCGTTTTACGACGCGACGGTCGAACTGGGCGTGGCGCATCTGGTGACGGCGTTTACGGCTTCGGATTTTGGGCGCGCGGCGAAACCGAACGGACAAGGCTCCGATCACGGCTGGGGCAATCATCATTTCATCCTGGGCGGCGGTGTGCGCGGCGGCGAACTGTTTGGCCGCTATCCCAACCTGGCGCTGGATGGGCCGGATGACGCGGGCGCGGGGCGTTTGATTCCGACGACGGCGGTGGATGAATACGCCGCGACGCTGGCGACGTGGTTTGGCGTGGGTTTCAGCGAATTGCCGACCGTGCTGCCGAACATCGGACGCTTTGCGACGCGCAATTTGGGTTTTATGTATTGA
- a CDS encoding DUF1800 family protein: MKRKLSYSILFVSLAVCLVIPAGLLLPVAASAQTQLSIVSAASYEAGTLAPEAMASAFGARLATTTNVATVLPLPTVLGGATVKVKDSAGTERAAALFFVSPTQVNFQLPTGTALGTALVTIRSGDGTVSLGNITVAKVAPSLFTANATGRGVAAANFLRIKPNNVQSYEPVGRFDATQSKFIPVPVNLGPETEQVYLVLYGTGARFHSGLAQIAAKLGATPVEIISAGAQGALVGLDQINLRVPRDLTTCGTLDVTLTIDGKLANKVQVAVGALSLSAPTGLAAAAGANEATLSWNTVTGAAAYKVKRATASGGPFTTIATVSRPAHTDTALTNGTTYFYVVGATGCAGETANSNVAAATPLSQNTGPALYLAALTPEGTAQSGGSGVATLLLGGDEKSGTVRFNFANLTTPKMAAHVHGPADPGTSGSILFDLDDAPREADGAFRWTFANVGTVTAAQIVAALKTGRLYVNIHSSRYPGGEIRGHFRLANGSQTFTPPAAAPPLPSGTPTPREAARFLTQATFGPAQTDLDRLPQLGYQAWLNEQFSAPLVSHVAYLDAAKAAGVEINTHHTMEPWWAQALAGRDQLRARVVFALSQIFVISNASGPLEGEAFALSSYLDMLNRNAFGNFRQLLEEVTLHPAMGAYLNLLQNDREDPATGREPNENFAREVLQLFSIGLYQLNPDGTLKLDAGGLPVPTYNQTTIENFAKVFTGWNHAGNDQTKAWKWQWPDRNWRAPLEAWVTHHSTGEKVLLNGARLPANQTPQKDLKDALDNIFNHPNVGPFIARQLIQRLVTSNPSPGYVYRVANVFDNNGAGVRGDLKAVVRAILLDYEARSPDVIGNQGFGKQREPVLRFSALLRAFNVRSNTGKFRIWNLESPLWGMGQNPLYAPTVFNFFQPGYAQPGAMTEAGLVAPEFQITTETSIIGSSNTLRGVAFRGLTWDQDQLTLDYTVLLPLAVNPGNPGQLLDKLNLLLLANALTSETRARLLTVLNTIAASDQLGRVQMAVYLILLSPEFAIQR, from the coding sequence ATGAAACGAAAGCTGAGTTATTCAATTTTGTTTGTGTCATTGGCTGTCTGCCTGGTAATACCGGCGGGATTGTTACTGCCGGTGGCGGCAAGCGCCCAAACACAACTCAGCATTGTTTCAGCGGCGAGTTATGAAGCGGGCACACTGGCGCCTGAAGCGATGGCTTCGGCCTTCGGCGCGCGGCTGGCGACAACGACCAATGTGGCAACCGTGTTGCCCTTACCCACAGTCTTGGGCGGCGCCACCGTCAAGGTAAAAGACAGCGCAGGCACAGAACGCGCGGCAGCGTTGTTTTTCGTCTCGCCGACGCAGGTCAACTTTCAGCTTCCAACGGGAACGGCGTTGGGAACGGCGCTGGTCACCATTCGCAGCGGCGACGGCACCGTCTCGCTAGGCAACATTACAGTCGCCAAAGTCGCGCCGAGCCTGTTCACCGCCAATGCCACCGGGCGCGGCGTGGCGGCGGCCAATTTTCTGCGCATCAAACCGAACAACGTCCAGAGTTATGAACCGGTCGGACGCTTCGATGCCACGCAAAGCAAATTCATCCCGGTGCCTGTCAATCTGGGGCCGGAAACGGAGCAGGTGTATCTGGTGCTCTATGGCACGGGCGCGCGCTTTCACAGCGGGCTGGCGCAAATCGCGGCGAAACTGGGTGCCACGCCCGTCGAAATAATATCGGCAGGCGCGCAAGGCGCGCTGGTCGGGCTGGATCAAATCAATCTGCGTGTGCCGCGCGATCTAACGACGTGCGGCACACTCGATGTGACGCTGACGATTGATGGCAAGTTGGCGAACAAGGTGCAGGTGGCGGTGGGCGCGTTAAGTCTGAGCGCCCCGACCGGCTTGGCAGCCGCTGCCGGGGCGAATGAGGCGACGTTGAGCTGGAATACGGTGACGGGCGCGGCGGCTTACAAAGTTAAACGCGCGACGGCCAGCGGCGGGCCTTTTACGACGATTGCAACGGTCAGCCGGCCCGCGCACACCGACACGGCGCTGACCAATGGCACAACGTATTTTTACGTTGTAGGCGCGACTGGTTGTGCGGGCGAGACGGCCAACTCCAACGTAGCCGCGGCGACGCCGCTGTCACAGAACACGGGGCCGGCGCTTTACCTGGCGGCGTTGACGCCGGAGGGCACGGCGCAAAGCGGCGGTTCGGGCGTGGCGACGTTGTTGCTCGGCGGCGATGAAAAGAGCGGGACGGTCAGGTTCAACTTCGCCAATTTGACGACGCCGAAGATGGCCGCGCACGTGCATGGCCCGGCTGACCCCGGCACGAGCGGCAGCATTCTGTTCGATCTGGATGACGCGCCGCGCGAGGCCGATGGCGCGTTTCGCTGGACGTTTGCCAACGTGGGCACGGTGACGGCGGCGCAAATCGTGGCGGCGCTCAAAACGGGCAGGCTTTACGTCAACATTCATTCGTCGCGCTATCCGGGTGGCGAGATTCGCGGACATTTCCGGCTGGCGAATGGTTCGCAAACCTTCACGCCGCCCGCCGCAGCGCCGCCGTTGCCGAGCGGAACGCCGACGCCGCGGGAGGCCGCGCGCTTTCTGACGCAGGCGACGTTTGGCCCGGCGCAAACAGACTTGGATCGTTTGCCGCAATTGGGCTATCAGGCGTGGTTGAATGAGCAATTCAGCGCGCCGCTGGTTTCGCACGTGGCCTATCTGGACGCGGCCAAGGCGGCGGGTGTCGAGATCAACACGCACCACACGATGGAGCCGTGGTGGGCGCAGGCCTTGGCGGGCCGCGATCAATTGCGCGCGCGCGTGGTGTTTGCGTTGAGCCAAATCTTTGTCATCTCGAATGCGAGCGGGCCGTTGGAAGGCGAAGCGTTCGCGCTGTCTTCATACCTGGACATGCTCAATCGCAACGCCTTCGGCAACTTCCGGCAATTGCTGGAAGAGGTGACGCTGCATCCGGCGATGGGCGCGTATCTGAACCTGCTGCAAAACGATAGGGAAGACCCGGCGACCGGGCGCGAGCCGAACGAGAATTTCGCGCGCGAAGTCTTACAGCTTTTCAGCATCGGTCTTTACCAACTCAATCCCGACGGCACGTTGAAACTGGATGCGGGCGGCTTGCCGGTTCCGACTTACAACCAGACGACCATCGAGAATTTCGCCAAGGTGTTCACGGGTTGGAATCACGCGGGCAACGATCAAACCAAAGCCTGGAAGTGGCAATGGCCTGATCGAAACTGGCGCGCGCCGCTGGAGGCGTGGGTGACGCACCATTCGACCGGCGAGAAGGTGCTGTTGAATGGCGCGCGCCTGCCGGCCAATCAAACGCCGCAAAAAGACCTGAAAGACGCGCTCGACAACATCTTCAATCATCCGAACGTCGGGCCGTTTATCGCGCGGCAATTGATTCAGCGGCTGGTCACCAGCAATCCGAGTCCCGGTTATGTCTATCGCGTGGCAAATGTGTTCGACAACAACGGCGCGGGCGTGCGCGGCGATCTGAAAGCCGTGGTGCGCGCCATCCTGCTCGATTACGAAGCGCGCAGCCCGGATGTCATCGGTAATCAAGGCTTCGGCAAACAGCGCGAACCGGTCTTGCGGTTCAGCGCCTTGTTGCGTGCGTTCAACGTGCGTTCCAACACGGGCAAGTTCCGCATCTGGAATCTGGAAAGTCCGCTGTGGGGGATGGGGCAGAATCCGTTGTATGCGCCGACCGTCTTTAATTTCTTCCAGCCGGGTTATGCGCAACCGGGCGCAATGACAGAGGCCGGGCTGGTTGCGCCCGAATTCCAGATCACAACCGAGACTTCGATCATCGGCAGTTCGAACACGCTGCGCGGCGTGGCCTTTCGCGGGCTGACCTGGGATCAGGATCAGCTCACGCTCGATTACACAGTGTTGCTGCCGTTGGCGGTGAATCCGGGCAATCCGGGGCAGTTGCTGGACAAGTTGAATCTGTTGTTGCTGGCGAATGCGCTGACCAGCGAGACGCGCGCGCGCCTGTTGACGGTGCTCAACACGATTGCCGCCAGCGATCAGTTGGGGCGTGTGCAAATGGCCGTCTATTTGATTTTGTTGTCGCCTGAATTCGCAATTCAGCGCTGA
- a CDS encoding alkaline phosphatase family protein, with product MQFSKPQRQFSALLGLILLLASFDGGGTAAQQRRGAAKLTAAKPVKLVVGIVIDQFRYDYLQRFADQFSAGGFRRLLNGGAVFTNANYPQTPTYTACGHAMFMTGSVPATNGIIGNEWYDRASGKTITSVSDDKAQFKSLGGKPGARAAAPHKLLGSTLGDELRLATAGQAKVVGISFKDRSAILPAGKRPNGAYWFDADTGTLTSSTYYFNDLPDWVKQFNQAQRPDKYFGAKWEKLLPEAAYQRSAPDDAAYEKKARYGSTFPYIINGGEEKPGPKFYTQFEITPYANEYLANFAKAAIENEGLGADDTTDLLTISFSANDLLGHLYGPYSQEVQDLTLRTDRTLADLFAYLDKKIGLDNVLIALTADHGVAPIPEQVQEIGHGGRISAKAVTDAVQNALAQRFGEDKWVLNFGNGNVYLDETVIERRKLDAAEVERAAQTAVLAVPGIAECLTRSQLLKGQVPQTMIARSVANGFFPPRNGNLVVVPQPFNFFAEGRDGLIITTHGTPYSYDTHVPMIFYGAGVTPGYYHHASSPADIAPTLAALLKVQPPSNNIGRVLEEALKTAAK from the coding sequence ATGCAATTCAGCAAGCCGCAACGTCAGTTCAGCGCGTTGCTCGGTCTCATTCTGTTGCTGGCGAGTTTCGACGGCGGCGGCACGGCGGCGCAACAACGGCGCGGCGCGGCCAAATTGACGGCGGCCAAACCGGTGAAACTGGTGGTCGGCATCGTGATTGATCAGTTCCGTTACGATTATCTGCAACGCTTCGCCGATCAGTTCAGCGCGGGCGGCTTCCGGCGCTTGCTCAATGGCGGCGCCGTTTTTACTAATGCCAACTATCCTCAAACGCCGACTTACACGGCCTGCGGCCACGCCATGTTTATGACCGGTTCGGTGCCGGCGACCAACGGCATCATCGGCAACGAATGGTATGACCGCGCGAGCGGCAAAACGATCACCAGCGTTTCGGATGACAAAGCTCAATTCAAATCGTTGGGCGGCAAACCGGGCGCGCGGGCGGCCGCGCCGCACAAACTGCTGGGTTCGACACTGGGCGATGAACTGCGGCTGGCCACGGCGGGTCAGGCCAAAGTCGTCGGGATTTCCTTCAAAGACCGCTCGGCGATTTTGCCCGCCGGCAAGCGGCCCAATGGCGCTTACTGGTTCGATGCCGACACAGGGACGCTGACCTCAAGCACGTATTACTTCAATGATCTGCCCGACTGGGTCAAGCAATTCAATCAAGCGCAGCGGCCCGACAAATACTTTGGCGCAAAGTGGGAGAAACTCTTGCCGGAAGCGGCTTACCAACGCTCCGCGCCCGATGATGCGGCATACGAGAAGAAAGCGCGTTACGGCTCGACCTTCCCATACATCATCAATGGCGGGGAAGAAAAACCCGGCCCGAAATTCTATACGCAATTTGAGATCACGCCGTATGCCAACGAATATCTCGCCAATTTCGCCAAGGCTGCGATTGAAAACGAAGGTCTGGGCGCGGATGACACGACGGACTTGTTGACCATCAGTTTTTCGGCCAACGATTTGTTGGGCCACCTTTATGGCCCCTACAGTCAGGAAGTGCAGGATCTGACCTTGCGCACAGACCGCACCTTGGCCGACCTGTTTGCGTACCTGGACAAAAAGATCGGCTTGGATAATGTGCTGATCGCGCTCACAGCGGATCACGGCGTTGCCCCCATTCCGGAGCAAGTTCAGGAAATCGGCCACGGCGGCCGGATCAGTGCCAAAGCCGTGACCGATGCCGTGCAGAATGCGCTCGCGCAACGCTTTGGCGAAGACAAATGGGTGCTGAATTTTGGCAACGGCAACGTCTATCTGGATGAAACCGTGATCGAACGCCGCAAGCTGGACGCCGCTGAAGTGGAACGCGCGGCACAGACGGCGGTGTTGGCCGTTCCCGGCATCGCCGAATGTTTGACACGTTCGCAATTGCTGAAAGGGCAAGTGCCGCAAACGATGATCGCGCGCAGTGTGGCCAACGGGTTTTTCCCGCCCCGCAACGGCAACCTGGTCGTCGTGCCGCAGCCGTTTAACTTTTTTGCCGAAGGCCGCGATGGCCTGATCATCACCACGCATGGCACGCCTTACAGCTATGACACGCACGTGCCGATGATCTTTTACGGCGCTGGCGTCACCCCTGGCTATTACCACCACGCCAGCAGCCCGGCGGATATTGCCCCCACGTTGGCGGCGTTGCTGAAAGTGCAGCCGCCCAGCAACAACATCGGACGTGTCTTGGAAGAAGCGCTGAAAACCGCCGCCAAGTAA
- a CDS encoding TlyA family RNA methyltransferase: MKKKSPKERLDKLLVTRGLAATRTQAQALILAGQVFTGEQRLDKAGHLVAMDAALLVKETLPYVSRGGVKLAAALAQFGVAVAGKVCLDIGASTGGFTDCLLQHGAARVVAVDVGHGQLDWKLRNDPRIEVREYVNARYLQPADFSERFDVAVLDVSFISLDKILPVLPPLLARPAWVIALVKPQFEVGRSEVGRGGIVRDAAAQQRVAREVCACAESQGMQTQGVLDSPILGADGNREFLACFKLV; the protein is encoded by the coding sequence GTGAAGAAAAAATCGCCGAAAGAACGATTGGACAAGCTGCTGGTGACGCGCGGGTTGGCCGCGACGCGCACCCAGGCGCAGGCGCTGATTCTGGCCGGGCAGGTCTTCACGGGTGAACAGCGGTTGGACAAGGCCGGGCATTTGGTGGCGATGGATGCGGCGCTGTTGGTCAAAGAGACTTTGCCCTATGTCAGCCGGGGCGGTGTGAAGCTGGCGGCAGCGTTGGCGCAATTCGGCGTGGCGGTGGCGGGCAAGGTTTGTCTGGATATCGGGGCTTCGACGGGCGGGTTCACCGATTGTTTGTTGCAACACGGGGCGGCACGCGTCGTCGCGGTGGATGTGGGGCATGGGCAATTGGATTGGAAATTGCGCAATGACCCGCGCATCGAGGTGCGTGAATACGTCAATGCGCGGTATTTGCAGCCTGCTGATTTCAGCGAACGCTTTGACGTGGCGGTGCTGGATGTCTCGTTTATCTCGTTGGACAAGATTTTGCCCGTGTTGCCGCCGTTGCTGGCGCGTCCGGCCTGGGTCATCGCATTGGTCAAGCCGCAATTTGAGGTGGGCCGCAGCGAGGTGGGCCGGGGCGGCATCGTGCGCGACGCGGCGGCGCAGCAACGTGTAGCGCGGGAAGTTTGTGCGTGTGCCGAAAGCCAGGGAATGCAAACGCAGGGAGTGCTGGATTCGCCGATTCTGGGGGCGGATGGCAATCGGGAGTTTCTGGCCTGCTTTAAGTTGGTGTGA